One window from the genome of Amaranthus tricolor cultivar Red isolate AtriRed21 chromosome 9, ASM2621246v1, whole genome shotgun sequence encodes:
- the LOC130824473 gene encoding pumilio homolog 6, chloroplastic-like isoform X1 produces MATESPIRMLETRQKWASHKGASDFPSTKMAVDEEALLVEGHKYCSSRGIIPNRSGSAPPTMEGSLAAIGNFIQSSGFSPNLTSLSYDRESTGPRGLLVSYSSSGSNYASNVSLHPQFHHSHASGFDQHLASGHVSNTVGLIPLRGSSDDFLRLSVGILSTHKEESEDDRSPQKSSDAVRYGSSAVFSRQEPSLSVGETIKLADLVKDEPTCMSSPANGAAGDGADSINADKPSLQRDVTSAPIAVASGISAEDTASGTPDLRSPYDSRQGSLLSTKNDDPNNIAALSEINTSVSVDTELANLQTGIKALNISSSPNLEIHGGREERKNNFQSILLPPQMQQGGTLQFQGSMPHVVSQGPNNSFAVANQYFHGGKFTSTEVQPVLDSSGFAPPLYANAAANYMQSANPYYAGAQPSGVIYSSQYGMGGYPYNPTAVPPFMAGYPPHSTVPLAFDGASTGSDVNTHIIGSWGSGAQGVDLQHFNKFYGQLGFGQPFVDPHLQFPQSLGDIYGLPAQVDQLALRGGVVGNQMSAFNVPAGTDLSSVSSDHRHQYQGSGGQSNVNQRRGQIMGTNYAGSPANVGFYMPIPNSSLASPVFPGSPIGGGSLPGGRSDLGSPNSGKSGTFYTGWQGQRGFDSFSYQKPYSFLEELKSGKGRRFELSDIVGHVVEFSVDQHGSRFIQQKLENCSIEDKASVFQEVLPHASKLMTDVFGNYVIQKFFEYGTSDQRRDLAKALGGLILQLSLQMYGCRVIQKALDVIEVDQKTELVRELDGHVMRCVRDQNGNHVIQKCIECVPSEKIGFIISAFRGQVASLSMHPYGCRVIQRVLEHCTDELQSQFIVDEILESVCTLAQDQYGNYVTQHVLERGRPQERSQIVKNISGQVIQMSQHKFASNVVEKCLEYCDPTSRELLISEVIGKNEGNDNLLVMMKDQYANYVVQKILEKCTENQRDLLIGRIRVHLNALKKYTYGKHIVARFEQLFGEIEAQGS; encoded by the exons ATGGCAACTGAGAGTCCTATTAGAATGCTTGAGACACGTCAAAAATGGGCTTCTCACAAGGGGGCCTCTGATTTTCCTTCGACTAAAATGGCTGTGGATGAGGAGGCGTTACTTGTTGAGGGTCACAAGTACTGCAGTAGTAGGGGTATTATTCCCAATCGAAGTGGTAGTGCACCCCCAACCATGGAAGGCTCCCTTGCAGCCATAGGAAATTTCATTCAAAGCTCTGGTTTTAGTCCTAATTTGACGAGTCTAAGTTATGACAGAGAATCCACAGGGCCCAGAGGGCTATTGGTTTCTTATTCATCTTCTGGTTCAAATTACGCGTCCAATGTCAGTTTGCATCCCCAGTTTCATCATTCTCATGCCTCAGGTTTTGATCAACATTTGGCATCCGGTCATGTCAGCAACACCGTGGGATTGATCCCACTTAGAGGCAGCAGTGATGACTTTTTGCGTTTATCTGTAGGCATCCTCTCAACACACAAGGAGGAGTCCGAGGATGATAGATCACCACAGAAGTCTTCTGATGCCGTCAGATACGGAAGCTCTGCTGTATTTTCAAGACAGGAACCATCTCTATCAGTAGGCGAGACTATAAAATTGGCTGATCTTGTGAAG gACGAGCCTACATGTATGTCGTCACCTGCAAATGGAGCAGCAGGTGATGGAGCTGATAGCATTAATGCTGACAAGCCTTCCTTGCAGAGAGATGTAACAAGTGCGCCTATTGCAGTAGCATCAGGCATCTCTGCAGAGGACACGGCATCAGGAACGCCTGACTTGAGATCACCTTATGATTCTAGACAAGGCTCGTTGTTATCCACTAAAAATGATGATCCAAATAATATAGCCGCACTATCAGAAATTAACACTTCGGTTAGTGTTGATACAGAGTTAGCCAATTTACAAACAGGGATTAAGGCTTTAAATATATCTAGCTCTCCTAACTTAGAAATCCATGGAGGACGAGAAGAAAGGAAAAACAACTTCCAATCCATTTTATTGCCACCCCAGATGCAGCAGGGTGGTACTTTGCAATTTCAAGGCTCTATGCCTCATGTAGTATCCCAAGGCCCAAATAATTCATTTGCAGTAGCAAACCAATATTTCCATGGTGGGAAGTTTACCTCAACAGAAGTTCAACCTGTACTTGACTCATCAGGCTTTGCTCCTCCACTTTATGCTAATGCAGCTGCTAATTATATGCAATCAGCAAATCCATATTATGCTGGTGCCCAACCATCAGGAGTAATATATTCTTCGCAGTATGGCATGGGGGGCTATCCTTACAATCCGACTGCTGTCCCTCCTTTTATGGCTGGATATCCCCCACATAGCACTGTCCCTTTAGCATTTGATGGTGCTTCTACTGGTTCCGATGTTAACACTCACATTATTGGTTCATGGGGAAGTGGCGCACAGGGGGTTGACTTACAACATTTTAACAAGTTCTATGGCCAACTTGGATTTGGACAACCTTTTGTGGATCCCCATCTGCAATTTCCCCAGTCTTTAGGTGATATATACGGTCTTCCTGCTCAAGTTGATCAGTTGGCTTTGAGAGGGGGTGTAGTTGGAAACCAGATGAGTGCTTTCAATGTGCCTGCTGGAACTGATTTATCATCTGTTTCATCTGATCATAGACATCAATATCAGGGATCTGGTGGACAGAGTAATGTGAATCAGAGAAGGGGGCAAATTATGGGTACAAATTATGCTGGAAGCCCTGCTAATGTGGGTTTTTATATGCCAATTCCAAACTCTTCTCTTGCTAGTCCTGTATTTCCTGGATCTCCAATCGGTGGTGGCAGTTTGCCCGGGGGAAGAAGTGATTTGGGCTCACCTAATTCTGGTAAAAGTGGGACTTTTTATACTGGTTGGCAAGGTCAAAGAGGATTTGATAGCTTCAGTTATCAAAAGCCTTACTCCTTCCTTGAAGAGCTAAAATCTGGTAAAGGCAGAAGGTTTGAGCTATCTGATATAGTAGGTCATGTGGTTGAATTTAG TGTTGATCAACATGGGAGTCGCTTTATTCAGCAGAAATTAGAAAATTGTAGTATTGAGGACAAGGCATCGGTGTTTCAAGAAGTTCTCCCTCATGCTTCCAAATTGATGACTGACGTTTTTGGAAATTACGTTATTCAAAAG TTTTTTGAGTATGGAACTTCTGATCAGAGGAGGGACCTAGCTAAGGCCCTTGGGGGTCTGATATTACAATTGAGCTTGCAAATGTACGGTTGTCGTGTTATTCAAAAG GCACTTGATGTTATTGAGGTTGATCAGAAGACTGAACTTGTCCGTGAGCTGGATGGGCATGTCATGAGATGTGTCCGTGATCAAAATGGAAACCATGTGATCCAAAAGTGTATCGAATGTGTTCCTTCAGAAAAAATTGGTTTTATTATTTCTGCTTTCCGTGGTCAAGTTGCTAGCCTTTCAATGCACCCTTATGGGTGTCGTGTTATACAG AGAGTCCTTGAGCATTGTACAGATGAGTTGCAGAGTCAGTTTATTGTGGATGAGATATTGGAGTCCGTTTGTACGCTTGCCCAAGATCAATATGGCAATTATGTTACCCAG CATGTTCTAGAGAGGGGAAGGCCTCAAGAGAGGAGccaaattgtaaaaaatatatCTGGGCAAGTTATACAAATGAGCCAGCACAAGTTCGCGTCAAATGTTGTTGAGAAATGCCTTGAATATTGCGATCCTACTTCGAGAGAACTCCTGATTAGTGAAGTCATTGGGAAAAACGAAGGAAATGATAACTTATTG GTAATGATGAAGGACCAATATGCTAATTATGTGGTCCAAAAGATTCTTGAGAAGTGTACTGAAAATCAACGAGATCTGCTCATTGGTCGTATAAGAGTGCATCTCAATGCTTTGAAGAAATACACTTATGGAAAGCATATTGTGGCTCGTTTCGAGCAGCTGTTTGGAG AAATTGAAGCCCAGGGATCCTGA
- the LOC130824473 gene encoding pumilio homolog 5-like isoform X3, with product MSSPANGAAGDGADSINADKPSLQRDVTSAPIAVASGISAEDTASGTPDLRSPYDSRQGSLLSTKNDDPNNIAALSEINTSVSVDTELANLQTGIKALNISSSPNLEIHGGREERKNNFQSILLPPQMQQGGTLQFQGSMPHVVSQGPNNSFAVANQYFHGGKFTSTEVQPVLDSSGFAPPLYANAAANYMQSANPYYAGAQPSGVIYSSQYGMGGYPYNPTAVPPFMAGYPPHSTVPLAFDGASTGSDVNTHIIGSWGSGAQGVDLQHFNKFYGQLGFGQPFVDPHLQFPQSLGDIYGLPAQVDQLALRGGVVGNQMSAFNVPAGTDLSSVSSDHRHQYQGSGGQSNVNQRRGQIMGTNYAGSPANVGFYMPIPNSSLASPVFPGSPIGGGSLPGGRSDLGSPNSGKSGTFYTGWQGQRGFDSFSYQKPYSFLEELKSGKGRRFELSDIVGHVVEFSVDQHGSRFIQQKLENCSIEDKASVFQEVLPHASKLMTDVFGNYVIQKFFEYGTSDQRRDLAKALGGLILQLSLQMYGCRVIQKALDVIEVDQKTELVRELDGHVMRCVRDQNGNHVIQKCIECVPSEKIGFIISAFRGQVASLSMHPYGCRVIQRVLEHCTDELQSQFIVDEILESVCTLAQDQYGNYVTQHVLERGRPQERSQIVKNISGQVIQMSQHKFASNVVEKCLEYCDPTSRELLISEVIGKNEGNDNLLVMMKDQYANYVVQKILEKCTENQRDLLIGRIRVHLNALKKYTYGKHIVARFEQLFGEIEAQGS from the exons ATGTCGTCACCTGCAAATGGAGCAGCAGGTGATGGAGCTGATAGCATTAATGCTGACAAGCCTTCCTTGCAGAGAGATGTAACAAGTGCGCCTATTGCAGTAGCATCAGGCATCTCTGCAGAGGACACGGCATCAGGAACGCCTGACTTGAGATCACCTTATGATTCTAGACAAGGCTCGTTGTTATCCACTAAAAATGATGATCCAAATAATATAGCCGCACTATCAGAAATTAACACTTCGGTTAGTGTTGATACAGAGTTAGCCAATTTACAAACAGGGATTAAGGCTTTAAATATATCTAGCTCTCCTAACTTAGAAATCCATGGAGGACGAGAAGAAAGGAAAAACAACTTCCAATCCATTTTATTGCCACCCCAGATGCAGCAGGGTGGTACTTTGCAATTTCAAGGCTCTATGCCTCATGTAGTATCCCAAGGCCCAAATAATTCATTTGCAGTAGCAAACCAATATTTCCATGGTGGGAAGTTTACCTCAACAGAAGTTCAACCTGTACTTGACTCATCAGGCTTTGCTCCTCCACTTTATGCTAATGCAGCTGCTAATTATATGCAATCAGCAAATCCATATTATGCTGGTGCCCAACCATCAGGAGTAATATATTCTTCGCAGTATGGCATGGGGGGCTATCCTTACAATCCGACTGCTGTCCCTCCTTTTATGGCTGGATATCCCCCACATAGCACTGTCCCTTTAGCATTTGATGGTGCTTCTACTGGTTCCGATGTTAACACTCACATTATTGGTTCATGGGGAAGTGGCGCACAGGGGGTTGACTTACAACATTTTAACAAGTTCTATGGCCAACTTGGATTTGGACAACCTTTTGTGGATCCCCATCTGCAATTTCCCCAGTCTTTAGGTGATATATACGGTCTTCCTGCTCAAGTTGATCAGTTGGCTTTGAGAGGGGGTGTAGTTGGAAACCAGATGAGTGCTTTCAATGTGCCTGCTGGAACTGATTTATCATCTGTTTCATCTGATCATAGACATCAATATCAGGGATCTGGTGGACAGAGTAATGTGAATCAGAGAAGGGGGCAAATTATGGGTACAAATTATGCTGGAAGCCCTGCTAATGTGGGTTTTTATATGCCAATTCCAAACTCTTCTCTTGCTAGTCCTGTATTTCCTGGATCTCCAATCGGTGGTGGCAGTTTGCCCGGGGGAAGAAGTGATTTGGGCTCACCTAATTCTGGTAAAAGTGGGACTTTTTATACTGGTTGGCAAGGTCAAAGAGGATTTGATAGCTTCAGTTATCAAAAGCCTTACTCCTTCCTTGAAGAGCTAAAATCTGGTAAAGGCAGAAGGTTTGAGCTATCTGATATAGTAGGTCATGTGGTTGAATTTAG TGTTGATCAACATGGGAGTCGCTTTATTCAGCAGAAATTAGAAAATTGTAGTATTGAGGACAAGGCATCGGTGTTTCAAGAAGTTCTCCCTCATGCTTCCAAATTGATGACTGACGTTTTTGGAAATTACGTTATTCAAAAG TTTTTTGAGTATGGAACTTCTGATCAGAGGAGGGACCTAGCTAAGGCCCTTGGGGGTCTGATATTACAATTGAGCTTGCAAATGTACGGTTGTCGTGTTATTCAAAAG GCACTTGATGTTATTGAGGTTGATCAGAAGACTGAACTTGTCCGTGAGCTGGATGGGCATGTCATGAGATGTGTCCGTGATCAAAATGGAAACCATGTGATCCAAAAGTGTATCGAATGTGTTCCTTCAGAAAAAATTGGTTTTATTATTTCTGCTTTCCGTGGTCAAGTTGCTAGCCTTTCAATGCACCCTTATGGGTGTCGTGTTATACAG AGAGTCCTTGAGCATTGTACAGATGAGTTGCAGAGTCAGTTTATTGTGGATGAGATATTGGAGTCCGTTTGTACGCTTGCCCAAGATCAATATGGCAATTATGTTACCCAG CATGTTCTAGAGAGGGGAAGGCCTCAAGAGAGGAGccaaattgtaaaaaatatatCTGGGCAAGTTATACAAATGAGCCAGCACAAGTTCGCGTCAAATGTTGTTGAGAAATGCCTTGAATATTGCGATCCTACTTCGAGAGAACTCCTGATTAGTGAAGTCATTGGGAAAAACGAAGGAAATGATAACTTATTG GTAATGATGAAGGACCAATATGCTAATTATGTGGTCCAAAAGATTCTTGAGAAGTGTACTGAAAATCAACGAGATCTGCTCATTGGTCGTATAAGAGTGCATCTCAATGCTTTGAAGAAATACACTTATGGAAAGCATATTGTGGCTCGTTTCGAGCAGCTGTTTGGAG AAATTGAAGCCCAGGGATCCTGA
- the LOC130824475 gene encoding nitrate regulatory gene2 protein-like gives MGCNTSKLDDEEVVQICKDRKKFIKQALEHRTKFASGHIAYIQSLKRISAALREYIEVDEPREFSFITPPFTPVKKLNPKLITISPKCFSAPAIQSGENSNVKINYYRPSGTESVSVEERPQSPDTYHVQSYSPMHQYGFDGFFTMQSPQRNSSYDSHSYSSVYNRPDIPPPSPQNPSPWDFFWNPFSSLDYYGYPMRSSLEQSIVDDDIAGLRQVREEEGIPDLEEETEHEEIDERRHEREDIPKEQSHDVREEITVEDVDEEEEDDETETDDGNQLEGNGMQKHVHNSIASSHVPNAGHIEVNLHETTVSEREKKQGEAPGFTVYVNRRPTSMDEVIKDLESQFMIVCAAANEISAMLEANRADRLPASSEVTAMKMLNPVALFRSASSRSSSSRFLVNSLEGSIDEGSESSSYLSDGSCMFSGSHHSTLDRLYAWEKRLYEEVRSGERVRLAYEKKCTQLQNQESKGDDPSTLEKTKATLRDLHTQIKVSIHSIEAISKRIETLRDEELHPQLLELVQGLARMWKVMAECHQMQKHTLDEAKLLLAGTPSKLNSSKRHQATLSTTDPHRLARSSQILETELRNWRACFTSWIASQQSYIHALSSWLLRCMRREPKTSELPFSPRRSPGVHPIFGICIHWTRLLDAVCDTAVLDGMDFFAAGMGSIYAQSQAQAQAQAQAQSQTQIIGGSRRHENTDGSMEMVEVGKVEEVMTPEKMAEVAVKVLCAGMSVAMSSLAEFAVSSAEGYAELVKQWENVKCPPSPKSEGM, from the exons ATGGGATGTAATACATCAAAATTAGATGATGAGGAGGTTGTTCAAATATGCAAAGATCGAAAAAAATTCATCAAGCAAGCTCTTGAACATAGAACAAAGTTTGCTTCTGGTCATATTGCATATATTCAATCTTTAAAAAGGATCTCTGCTGCTCTTCGTGAATATATCGAAGTTGATGAGCCTCGCGAGTTCTCATTTATTACCCCTCCATTTACGCCCGTAAAGAAATTGAACCCAAAGCTCATAACCATTTCTCCAAAGTGTTTCTCAGCACCAGCTATTCAATCAGGAGAAAACTCCAATGTGAAGATTAACTACTATAGACCAAGTGGGACAGAGTCGGTTTCAGTCGAGGAGAGACCTCAATCTCCTGATACTTATCATGTTCAATCCTATTCACCAATGCACCAATATGGGTTTGATGGTTTTTTCACAATGCAGTCTCCACAAAGAAATTCTTCGTATGACTCGCATTCGTACTCCTCGGTGTATAATAGACCTGATATACCCCCGCCTTCGCCACAAAATCCTTCCCCATGGGATTTCTTTTGGAACCCATTTTCATCATTGGATTACTATGGATATCCCATGAGAAGTAGCCTCGAGCAATCTATAGTTGATGATGATATAGCAGGATTAAGGCAGGTTCGAGAAGAAGAAGGGATCCCGGATTTAGAAGAGGAGACTGAACATGAAGAAATCGATGAAAGGAGACATGAAAGAGAAGATATACCTAAAGAACAATCGCATGACGTGAGAGAGGAAATAACAGTGGAAGATGTtgatgaggaagaggaagatgatgaaaCAGAAACTGATGATGGAAATCAACTTGAAGGAAATGGTATGCAGAAACATGTTCATAACAGCATTGCATCATCACACGTGCCTAATGCTGGACATATTGAAGTAAATCTTCATGAGACAACGGTTAGTGAACGAGAAAAGAAACAAGGGGAAGCACCAGGATTCACAGTTTATGTAAACAGAAGGCCCACGAGCATGGATGAAGTTATCAAAGATTTAGAATCTCAATTTATGATTGTTTGTGCTGCTGCAAATGAAATTTCTGCCATGTTAGAAGCCAATCGAGCTGATCGCCTACCAGCATCAAGTGAAGTAACAG CTATGAAAATGTTGAACCCAGTAGCACTGTTCCGGTCTGCCTCGTCGCGCTCCTCATCATCCAGATTTTTGGTCAATTCTTTGGAAGGTTCAATAGATGAAGGATCTGAAAGCAGCAGTTACTTATCAGATGGATCATGCATGTTCTCCGGTAGCCATCATTCTACATTAGACAGACTGTATGCTTGGGAGAAGAGATTGTATGAGGAAGTCAGG TCTGGGGAAAGAGTTCGATTGGCATATGAGAAGAAGTGTACACAACTGCAGAATCAAGAATCAAAAGGAGACGATCCTTCAACGCTTGAAAAAACTAAGGCAACTCTTCGAGATTTGCATACCCAAATAAAGGTTTCAATACACTCAATTGAAGCTATTTCGAAGAGGATTGAGACTTTAAGGGATGAAGAGTTACATCCTCAGCTTTTGGAATTGGTTCAGGG GTTAGCAAGAATGTGGAAAGTGATGGCAGAGTGTCACCAAATGCAAAAGCATACTCTAGATGAAGCCAAACTTCTATTAGCCGGAACACCTTCAAAGCTAAATAGTTCAAAGAGACATCAAGCTACACTTTCTACTACCGACCCACATCGACTTGCTCGCTCATCCCAAATTCTAGAGACTGAGCTAAGAAACTGGAGAGCTTGTTTTACATCATGGATTGCTTCTCAACAATCGTACATACATGCATTGTCTAGCTGGCTCCTAAGATGTATGAGACGTGAACCCAAAACATCAGAACTACCTTTCTCTCCCCGTCGATCTCCTGGGGTTCATCCAATCTTTGGTATCTGCATCCACTGGACTAGACTTCTGGATGCAGTTTGTGACACCGCAGTTCTTGATGGGATGGACTTTTTCGCTGCAGGAATGGGATCAATTTACGCCCAGAGCCAAGCCCAAGCTCAAGCTCAAGCTCAAGCTCAATCCCAAACCCAAATTATCGGTGGGTCTCGGAGACACGAGAACACCGATGGAAGCATGGAAATGGTAGAAGTAGGAAAAGTCGAAGAAGTGATGACGCCAGAGAAAATGGCGGAAGTTGCAGTGAAAGTTTTGTGTGCAGGAATGTCAGTTGCTATGAGCTCTTTAGCAGAATTTGCTGTTAGTTCAGCTGAGGGATACGCCGAACTGGTAAAGCAATGGGAAAATGTCAAGTGCCCACCTAGTCCCAAATCTGAAGGAATGTAA
- the LOC130824473 gene encoding pumilio homolog 6, chloroplastic-like isoform X2 yields MATESPIRMLETRQKWASHKGASDFPSTKMAVDEEALLVEGHKYCSSRGIIPNRSGSAPPTMEGSLAAIGNFIQSSGFSPNLTSLSYDRESTGPRGLLVSYSSSGSNYASNVSLHPQFHHSHASGILSTHKEESEDDRSPQKSSDAVRYGSSAVFSRQEPSLSVGETIKLADLVKDEPTCMSSPANGAAGDGADSINADKPSLQRDVTSAPIAVASGISAEDTASGTPDLRSPYDSRQGSLLSTKNDDPNNIAALSEINTSVSVDTELANLQTGIKALNISSSPNLEIHGGREERKNNFQSILLPPQMQQGGTLQFQGSMPHVVSQGPNNSFAVANQYFHGGKFTSTEVQPVLDSSGFAPPLYANAAANYMQSANPYYAGAQPSGVIYSSQYGMGGYPYNPTAVPPFMAGYPPHSTVPLAFDGASTGSDVNTHIIGSWGSGAQGVDLQHFNKFYGQLGFGQPFVDPHLQFPQSLGDIYGLPAQVDQLALRGGVVGNQMSAFNVPAGTDLSSVSSDHRHQYQGSGGQSNVNQRRGQIMGTNYAGSPANVGFYMPIPNSSLASPVFPGSPIGGGSLPGGRSDLGSPNSGKSGTFYTGWQGQRGFDSFSYQKPYSFLEELKSGKGRRFELSDIVGHVVEFSVDQHGSRFIQQKLENCSIEDKASVFQEVLPHASKLMTDVFGNYVIQKFFEYGTSDQRRDLAKALGGLILQLSLQMYGCRVIQKALDVIEVDQKTELVRELDGHVMRCVRDQNGNHVIQKCIECVPSEKIGFIISAFRGQVASLSMHPYGCRVIQRVLEHCTDELQSQFIVDEILESVCTLAQDQYGNYVTQHVLERGRPQERSQIVKNISGQVIQMSQHKFASNVVEKCLEYCDPTSRELLISEVIGKNEGNDNLLVMMKDQYANYVVQKILEKCTENQRDLLIGRIRVHLNALKKYTYGKHIVARFEQLFGEIEAQGS; encoded by the exons ATGGCAACTGAGAGTCCTATTAGAATGCTTGAGACACGTCAAAAATGGGCTTCTCACAAGGGGGCCTCTGATTTTCCTTCGACTAAAATGGCTGTGGATGAGGAGGCGTTACTTGTTGAGGGTCACAAGTACTGCAGTAGTAGGGGTATTATTCCCAATCGAAGTGGTAGTGCACCCCCAACCATGGAAGGCTCCCTTGCAGCCATAGGAAATTTCATTCAAAGCTCTGGTTTTAGTCCTAATTTGACGAGTCTAAGTTATGACAGAGAATCCACAGGGCCCAGAGGGCTATTGGTTTCTTATTCATCTTCTGGTTCAAATTACGCGTCCAATGTCAGTTTGCATCCCCAGTTTCATCATTCTCATGCCTCAG GCATCCTCTCAACACACAAGGAGGAGTCCGAGGATGATAGATCACCACAGAAGTCTTCTGATGCCGTCAGATACGGAAGCTCTGCTGTATTTTCAAGACAGGAACCATCTCTATCAGTAGGCGAGACTATAAAATTGGCTGATCTTGTGAAG gACGAGCCTACATGTATGTCGTCACCTGCAAATGGAGCAGCAGGTGATGGAGCTGATAGCATTAATGCTGACAAGCCTTCCTTGCAGAGAGATGTAACAAGTGCGCCTATTGCAGTAGCATCAGGCATCTCTGCAGAGGACACGGCATCAGGAACGCCTGACTTGAGATCACCTTATGATTCTAGACAAGGCTCGTTGTTATCCACTAAAAATGATGATCCAAATAATATAGCCGCACTATCAGAAATTAACACTTCGGTTAGTGTTGATACAGAGTTAGCCAATTTACAAACAGGGATTAAGGCTTTAAATATATCTAGCTCTCCTAACTTAGAAATCCATGGAGGACGAGAAGAAAGGAAAAACAACTTCCAATCCATTTTATTGCCACCCCAGATGCAGCAGGGTGGTACTTTGCAATTTCAAGGCTCTATGCCTCATGTAGTATCCCAAGGCCCAAATAATTCATTTGCAGTAGCAAACCAATATTTCCATGGTGGGAAGTTTACCTCAACAGAAGTTCAACCTGTACTTGACTCATCAGGCTTTGCTCCTCCACTTTATGCTAATGCAGCTGCTAATTATATGCAATCAGCAAATCCATATTATGCTGGTGCCCAACCATCAGGAGTAATATATTCTTCGCAGTATGGCATGGGGGGCTATCCTTACAATCCGACTGCTGTCCCTCCTTTTATGGCTGGATATCCCCCACATAGCACTGTCCCTTTAGCATTTGATGGTGCTTCTACTGGTTCCGATGTTAACACTCACATTATTGGTTCATGGGGAAGTGGCGCACAGGGGGTTGACTTACAACATTTTAACAAGTTCTATGGCCAACTTGGATTTGGACAACCTTTTGTGGATCCCCATCTGCAATTTCCCCAGTCTTTAGGTGATATATACGGTCTTCCTGCTCAAGTTGATCAGTTGGCTTTGAGAGGGGGTGTAGTTGGAAACCAGATGAGTGCTTTCAATGTGCCTGCTGGAACTGATTTATCATCTGTTTCATCTGATCATAGACATCAATATCAGGGATCTGGTGGACAGAGTAATGTGAATCAGAGAAGGGGGCAAATTATGGGTACAAATTATGCTGGAAGCCCTGCTAATGTGGGTTTTTATATGCCAATTCCAAACTCTTCTCTTGCTAGTCCTGTATTTCCTGGATCTCCAATCGGTGGTGGCAGTTTGCCCGGGGGAAGAAGTGATTTGGGCTCACCTAATTCTGGTAAAAGTGGGACTTTTTATACTGGTTGGCAAGGTCAAAGAGGATTTGATAGCTTCAGTTATCAAAAGCCTTACTCCTTCCTTGAAGAGCTAAAATCTGGTAAAGGCAGAAGGTTTGAGCTATCTGATATAGTAGGTCATGTGGTTGAATTTAG TGTTGATCAACATGGGAGTCGCTTTATTCAGCAGAAATTAGAAAATTGTAGTATTGAGGACAAGGCATCGGTGTTTCAAGAAGTTCTCCCTCATGCTTCCAAATTGATGACTGACGTTTTTGGAAATTACGTTATTCAAAAG TTTTTTGAGTATGGAACTTCTGATCAGAGGAGGGACCTAGCTAAGGCCCTTGGGGGTCTGATATTACAATTGAGCTTGCAAATGTACGGTTGTCGTGTTATTCAAAAG GCACTTGATGTTATTGAGGTTGATCAGAAGACTGAACTTGTCCGTGAGCTGGATGGGCATGTCATGAGATGTGTCCGTGATCAAAATGGAAACCATGTGATCCAAAAGTGTATCGAATGTGTTCCTTCAGAAAAAATTGGTTTTATTATTTCTGCTTTCCGTGGTCAAGTTGCTAGCCTTTCAATGCACCCTTATGGGTGTCGTGTTATACAG AGAGTCCTTGAGCATTGTACAGATGAGTTGCAGAGTCAGTTTATTGTGGATGAGATATTGGAGTCCGTTTGTACGCTTGCCCAAGATCAATATGGCAATTATGTTACCCAG CATGTTCTAGAGAGGGGAAGGCCTCAAGAGAGGAGccaaattgtaaaaaatatatCTGGGCAAGTTATACAAATGAGCCAGCACAAGTTCGCGTCAAATGTTGTTGAGAAATGCCTTGAATATTGCGATCCTACTTCGAGAGAACTCCTGATTAGTGAAGTCATTGGGAAAAACGAAGGAAATGATAACTTATTG GTAATGATGAAGGACCAATATGCTAATTATGTGGTCCAAAAGATTCTTGAGAAGTGTACTGAAAATCAACGAGATCTGCTCATTGGTCGTATAAGAGTGCATCTCAATGCTTTGAAGAAATACACTTATGGAAAGCATATTGTGGCTCGTTTCGAGCAGCTGTTTGGAG AAATTGAAGCCCAGGGATCCTGA